TCCGCGCCGCGCGCGCGCCGCTCGAACGGCAGCGCGAACGAGATCCCATGCCGGCGCGCATCGATGTCCGCGGGCTCGCAGAGCTCGCCGCCCATCGCGACGACCAGGCGCTTCGCGACGGCCAACCCGGACGCCACGCCGAGATCCCGCCCGGGCGCAGGCCGCGCTCCCCCGGCCGGCGCGCCCGACGCGCCCGGCGCCGCCGCGCCGTCCGCGCGCCCTGCCCCGCCCGTGAGGCGGACATCGAAGCGCACCCGCGCGCGCGATCGCTCGGGCGCGGCGTCGAGCCTGCCCTTCGCCTCGTCGTTGCGGGCCGCGTCCAGCGCGGCGCGCACCAGCACCTCGCCTCGGGGCGCCGCGCCGATCGCGGTCGCCACGACGTTCTGCAGGATCTGCCGCAGCCGGGCGGCGTCTCCGCGCACCGCCGCCGGCACGTCCGGGTCGACGTCGAGCACGAGCTCGGTCCCGTCATCATGCGCGCGATCGCCGAGCAGCTCCGCCGCGTCCTCGATCGCCCGGCGCAGATCGAAGTCGGCGTGATCGACGTGCGGCCCGCGGCCGTCCGGCTGGCCGAGCGAGATGAGATCGTCGACCATCGAGAGCACCGCGTCGCCGCTGCTCCGGATGCGCCGCGCCCAGGAGCGCTGCTCCGGGTCGAGCTCGCTGTCGAGCAAGAGGCTGCTGAACCCGACGATCCCGCTGAGCAGCGCCCGGATCTCGTGCCGCATCTGCGCGACAGCGCTCGCCTCATCCTCCTCATGGGCGAGCGCCCACGGCCGCGCGGCCGGCTCCTGCGGCGCGAGCGCGCGCTCCGCGGACTCGCTGCTCCTCGTGCCGGGGCTGCTCTCTGGACCGCTCCGGCGCTGCTCTTTGCCTGCCATCGACGCCCCGCCACGCCTCAGCCGCCCGCCCCACGCGGACCCCACGGCGCCGGAGCTTCAAGTGTACTGCTTACAATGCCCCGGAGAGAAGCTCGCCGTGCGCGCCGCGATGAGCGCTCCGCGCCATCTCCACGTCATCCACGCCATCCACGTCATCCACGCCATCCACGCCATTTGCGCAATGTCAGCGCGCGATGTCAGCGTCCGTCAGCTCCGGCGCCCCGCATCCCGCGCCACGGCGGGGGCGCTCGGCGGCTTCTCCCGCGGCCCGCGAGGCGCGTGGGGGCGGCGCGCGTCCCCGAGCGCCGTCACGACGACGCGCTCGCGATCGACCGCCGCTTCCGCCGAGAGCACGCTGACGGCCGACGGGTCCTCGGACGACGCGAGCGCGCGCCGGCTGTGCCCGAACAGGCGCAGGAGCAGCTCCGGCGGGGCGAAGTCGAGGTCGCTCTCGTGGACGAAGAGCCGCCCGAGGTGCTCGGCGTAGGCGCTGGCGAGCACTTGGAAAGGGATCCTGTCGAAGGCGAGCGCGCGCCGGCGGCTCGCGGCCGCCGACCCGAGCAGCGCCGCGAAGAGGGTCGTGTAGATGGCGCGCAGCCTGATCCGCATCGAGGGCGGGCTGCGCTTCAGGGCCTCGCGCAGGAAGTGGACGTTGAGCGGGACGTGGAACGACTCGTCGCGCGTCAGGATCGTCAGCATCTGGCGCACCGCCGGGTACCGGGCTTCCCGCAGCGCGAGGCGGTAGGTCGTCGAGCCGATGGTCTCGAACATGAGGTTCGTGAGCACGATCGTCTCCACCCGCCTCGCGCGGCCGTACAGGCGGTAAAAGGTGCCGGTGACGCGGCCCATCGGCCGGACCTCGCCGCCGATGTGCGCGAGGAACTTCGTGAGCAGCTCGCGGTGCCACCCCTCCTCGTCGCCGTAGAGCCGCAGGCACTCGCCGAGCTCGGGGTCCCAGCCGCTCACCTCGTCGGCCAGGGCATGCGCCTGCATGAGGCCGGACTCCTCGGCGCGGAACGCGGCGTTGAAGAACGCGATCGCGGCCTGGCGCTCTCCCTCGCTCTCCCACGCGATCGGCCGGGAGAGGTCGAGCTCTTCCTCGTACATCCGCTCCGCGCGGCGGCGCAGCATGGTGAGCCACCACGAGGTGGGACGCTGGACGGGAGGCTTGCGGGAGATCGTCTGGGGCGCTGCAAAAAGCATCGGGCAAGGAGCCCGTCGGTGGCGGATGAGGAGCCGTCTCCTCGATCGCACAGGACGGGACGGGGCGGGCGGCACCATAGCGCAGTTGTTCGGCGCGGCGCACCCGGGTGCGCGGCGCGCGCGTCGCGAAGGCGCGCGCCGAGGGCGGAAGGCAGCTCGGGGTCGACGGCTCCCTGCGCGCTCGCGCGATCGCCCCGACGGGCGGCGCCGGGCGGACGACCCGGGGGGCATGTCGCTCGGGGGCACACGCCGTGCAACCGCCGTGCAACCGCCGTGCAACCGCCGTGCGTGGCCCGACTCGACGCCGCGCGGCGCCGCGCCAGACCACGCGACGCCCCCCCGCGCAGAGCGAGACGCGCGTTCGTCGCCGAGGCGCCCTTTGTACGCCCCCCCGGGTGGGATACCATAGTCGACCCACTGTGTTCTTCGAGCAGCTCGAGCTCCCCCTCGGAGGGCTCTATCCCCAGACCGAGCCCACGCGCATCCCACGGACCCGGCGCGTCTTCGTCAACCGCAACCTCAAGCTGGCGGGGATCGACTGGGTCGGCTTCGACATGGACTACACCCTGGCGATCTACAACCAGACCGAGATGGACAACCTCTCGATCCAGGGGACCGTCACGAAGCTCGCGGCGCGAGGCTACCCCGAGGAGCTCCTGCGGCGCCTCCGCTATCCGATCCACTTCCCGATCCGCGGCCTGCTGATCGACAAGCGCTTCGGCCACGTGCTCAAGATGGACCGGTTCAAGGTGGTCCAGCGCGGGTACCACGGCCTCCGGGAGCTCACGAAGGACGAGCTCCGGTCGCTCTACCAGCACCGCAAGATCCGGCCGAACACCGCCCGCTACCACTGGATCGACACGCTCTACGCGCTGAGCGAGGCCACGCTCTACGCCGGCATCGTCGACGCCCTCGAGGAGCGCGGCGTCGCGCTCGACTACGCGCGGCTGTTCACCGACATCCGCGAGTGCATCGACGAGGCGCACCGGGACGGCACCATCCTCGACGTCGTCCTGTCCGACCTGCCGCGCTTCGTCGAGCGGGACCCGAACCTGGCGCAGACGCTCCACAAGTTCCGCTCGGCGGGCAAGAAGCTCTTCTTGCTCACGAACTCGCGCTGGCCGTTCACCGAGAAGATGATGACGTACCTGCTCGGGGACGCGATGCCCGAGTACCCGAGCTTCCGGCACTACTTCGACGTCATCGTCGTCGCCGCGCAGAAGCCGGCGTTCTTCCAGGAGCGCCGCCCGCTGCTCATCCGCGACGGCGCCGAGCCCCGCCCCGCCACGGCGCCGCTCGAGCGCGGCGCCATCTACGAGGGCGGCAACCTCAACGACTTCGAGAAGTTCCTGAACATCTCCGGCGATCGGGTCCTCTACGTCGGCGATCACATCTACGGCGACATCCTCCGCTCCAAGAAGGAGAGCGCGTGGCGCACGGCGATGATCATCCAGGAGATGGAAGCGGAGGTCGCCGCCCACGAGTCCTGCCGCCGCGAGCACATGGAGAGCGCCCTGCTCGAGGGGCGCCGCGAGGAGCTCGAGGACCAGCTGCGCTTCTACCAGCAGCGCTACAAGGACCTCACCCGCAAGATCGAAGAGGAGCAGCAGAAGAGGAACGGCGCGACCAACGGGGGCGGAGCGCCGCTGCTCGCGGAGGCGAACGGCGAGCACGTCCGGATCGACTACGCGACGTCGTTCTACGAGGCCGAGCGGGGCCGCACCAAGCGCGCGGTCGAGCGCATCCGCGGCCAGCTCCGGGCCGTCGACGCGGAGGTCGGCAAGCTGGAGCGCGAGATCGCCCGCCGCTTCCACCCCTACTGGGGCTCGCTGCTCAAGGAGGCGAACGAGACGTCCAGCTTCG
The DNA window shown above is from Sorangium aterium and carries:
- a CDS encoding ferritin-like domain-containing protein gives rise to the protein MLRRRAERMYEEELDLSRPIAWESEGERQAAIAFFNAAFRAEESGLMQAHALADEVSGWDPELGECLRLYGDEEGWHRELLTKFLAHIGGEVRPMGRVTGTFYRLYGRARRVETIVLTNLMFETIGSTTYRLALREARYPAVRQMLTILTRDESFHVPLNVHFLREALKRSPPSMRIRLRAIYTTLFAALLGSAAASRRRALAFDRIPFQVLASAYAEHLGRLFVHESDLDFAPPELLLRLFGHSRRALASSEDPSAVSVLSAEAAVDRERVVVTALGDARRPHAPRGPREKPPSAPAVARDAGRRS
- a CDS encoding HAD-IG family 5'-nucleotidase is translated as MFFEQLELPLGGLYPQTEPTRIPRTRRVFVNRNLKLAGIDWVGFDMDYTLAIYNQTEMDNLSIQGTVTKLAARGYPEELLRRLRYPIHFPIRGLLIDKRFGHVLKMDRFKVVQRGYHGLRELTKDELRSLYQHRKIRPNTARYHWIDTLYALSEATLYAGIVDALEERGVALDYARLFTDIRECIDEAHRDGTILDVVLSDLPRFVERDPNLAQTLHKFRSAGKKLFLLTNSRWPFTEKMMTYLLGDAMPEYPSFRHYFDVIVVAAQKPAFFQERRPLLIRDGAEPRPATAPLERGAIYEGGNLNDFEKFLNISGDRVLYVGDHIYGDILRSKKESAWRTAMIIQEMEAEVAAHESCRREHMESALLEGRREELEDQLRFYQQRYKDLTRKIEEEQQKRNGATNGGGAPLLAEANGEHVRIDYATSFYEAERGRTKRAVERIRGQLRAVDAEVGKLEREIARRFHPYWGSLLKEANETSSFGDQVEEYACIYTSRVSNLLAYSPLQYFRSPRDLMPHEL